A genome region from Rattus norvegicus strain BN/NHsdMcwi chromosome 17, GRCr8, whole genome shotgun sequence includes the following:
- the LOC102551575 gene encoding isopentenyl-diphosphate delta-isomerase 2-like → MFQASKTHLNELQIKRLEEILIVIDKQDQIIGADTKRNCHLMETINKGLLHRGFSVVLFNTQNQLLVQQRADAKYTFPGEPPRHFTDSCSSHPLYVPEELEEEDAVGVRRAALRRLQAELGIPQDQTSIMDSIFMNRIYHKSPSDDIWGDHENGYLSVGEEDPREVRSYSYMSQEDVQELLDRGTRGEEKITPWFRTIAEGFLLSWWPHLEDVSPFVEPDKIYGL, encoded by the exons ATGTTCCAGGCAAGCAAAACCCACCTGAATGAACTCCAGATAAAACGCCTGGAGGAGATCCTCATTGTCATTGACAAGCAGGACCAGATCATTGGGGCCGACACCAAGAGGAACTGCCACCTGATGGAAACCATTAACAAGG GCCTGCTACACCGAGGCTTCAGTGTGGTCCTCTtcaacacacaaaaccagctctTGGTTCAGCAGAGAGCAGATGCCAAGTACACTTTTCCTGGTGAGCCACCCAG ACATTTTACAGATTCCTGTTCTAGTCACCCTTTATATGTGCCTGAGGAGCTGGAAGAGGAGGATGCCGTGGGAGTGAGGAGGGCGGCCCTGAGACGTCTGCAGGCTGAACTGGGCATCCCCCAGGACCAG ACTTCCATAATGGACAGCATTTTCATGAACCGGATCTACCACAAGAGTCCTTCTGATGATATCTGGGGAGACCATGAGAATGGCTATCTTTCTGTTGGTGAGGAAGATCCCAGAGAAGTGAGAAGCTACAGCTATATGAGCCAGGAGGACGTGCAGGAGCTACTGGACAGGGGGACCCGTGGAGAAGAGAAGATCACCCCTTGGTTCAGGACCATTGCAGAAGGCTTCCTGTTATCTTGGTGGCCCCATTTAGAGGATGTGTCCCCATTTGTGGAGCCTGACAAGATATATGGGCTGTGA